ATTTTAAAAACACTCTCAAATGTTCGACCAGTTGAGTCTGTTTAATTCCTGTTATATGAATGTCAACTTAAGCAAGCGTTTCGTGTTGCTCGCCTGAAAAGGGTGGGATTTGCTATAATGCGTCAATCCTCCCTTATTTAGCCAGGTTCTTTCATGTCCAAGCCATTTTTAATTGCGCCTTCAATTTTATCTGCTGATTTTGCTCGTCTTGGTGAAGATGTAGAAAAAGTATTAGAAGCAGGTGCTGATGTTGTGCATTTTGATGTGATGGATAATCACTATGTACCTAATTTAACTTTTGGTGCAGGTGTATGTAAGGCATTAAAAAAATACGGTATCAAAGCACCGATTGATGTACATCTGATGGTTAAACCAGTTGACCGTATGATTGGTGATTTCCTTGAAGCTGGCGCAGATATTATTACTTTCCATCCTGAAGCGTCTGATCATATTGATCGTTCTTTACAGTTAATTAAATCTGGTGGTGCGCAGGCAGGTTTGGTCTTTAACCCAGCAACACCCCTACATTATTTAGATTATGTGTTAGATAAAGTAGACCAAGTATTGCTTATGAGTGTAAACCCAGGATTTGGCGGTCAAAAATTCATTCCAATGACTTTAGAGAAACTTCGTGAAGCTCGTAAAATTATTGATGCTTCAGGTCGTGACATTCGTTTAGAAGTGGATGGTGGGGTAGGTCCTGCAAATATTCGTGAAATTGCTGAAGCAGGTGCGGACATGTTTGTATCTGGTTCTGCGATTTTTGGTAAGCCAGATTATAAAGCTGTGATTGACGAAATGCGTTCTGAACTTGCCAAAGTTGGGCAAGTGACACTTTAATCGTAAAAATGTTTTATTCACGATGGATTGTGGATAACTTTATGGATAAGTGTATGGATATCTATGTGGGTAACCATATGGATATCTTGTTTAAAATGTAATCAATTGTGAGCACTTTGATTAACGCTTAGACAAATAATGTATAAAAAGAATCCCAATTGGGTTCTTTTTATCGTTTAAAAGCCTTGTGTTTGTTGATTATTTATCAAGCGATGTTGAATCTATGTGCTATATAAAAAATGAGCATTAAGTCTTGAAGTTGTGTTTCATTGTGTAAAATCTCCAATACGCTTTGAATTTATAGGATGTGTATATCTTAATAATCCTAAGGGGATAACTTTTACCAAAATCACTTTATTAGAATATATGAGCCACACAGATATGGGATTTATCTGGTAGATAAGAAACAATTAAGCACTCAAATTGAATGTTAGATGTACATTAGACCAACGAGCTGTATATGACATTCATCTTTTGGTAATGCATTGTTAAGTTGCATCACAAAACATCATCTTTTGTAAGAAGTGCGCCAAATTAACGCTTAATTTTGTACAATACGCTGACAAAATTGGAGGAACGACCTCCCTTGGTGCATCAATGCGCTTAAGGAAAAAATTCAGGACGGCCTGATTCTGAGACATTAAGGAGAAGGCATATGGCCTGGATCACATTAATTCTTGCAGGTGTTTTTGAAATTGTATGGGCATATTCTATGAAAATGTCCGAGGGATTTTCAAAAATCACCCCTTCCATGATTACTATTGTTTTTATGATTTTAAGTTTTGGTTTACTTGCGTACGCCATGCGCAGTTTGCCACTTGGGACGGCTTATACCATTTGGACGGGTATTGGTGCGGTCGGTTCATTTTTAGTGGGAATATTTGTACTTGGTGAGCCAGCCACTGCCATGCGTATGCTTGCAGCCGTACTAATTATTTCAGGTCTAGTGTTGATGAAACTTTCATCGTCATAAATAAATGCCATATATATCGTATGTTATTTTAAGAACTAGGATATATTTTTGGATGCTGCATGACTTTAGACTATATAACGATCGATTCACCTGTGGGTCAGCTTCAACTCGTTGCTGATCAACAGGCACTCATTGCAGTATTATGGGAGTGTGAAAAATTAAACCGTGTACGATTAGGTCAACTTGCTGAAAATAAAAATAATATTATTCTTCAAAATACAGCATTACAGCTACAAGAATATTTTAACGGTCAGCGTCAAATATTCGATATCCCACTAAAATTTATGGGAACTCCGTTTCAAAAACTTGTTTGGACAGCGTTATTGGATATCCCTTATGGTGAAACAAGAACTTATAAAGATATCGCGATTAAAATTGGAAATATAAATGCGGTTCGAGCTGTAGGTGCAGCCAATGGACGTAATCCGATTTCCATCATTGCACCATGTCATCGCGTGATTGGTCAAAATGGAAAGCTTGTCGGTTTTGCAGGTGGTCTAAGTAATAAAGAAATACTATTAAAAATTGAACAAAATCATTAAGATCATTCTTTATTTATAAAATTAAAATAATATGCAAAATATATTTGAACCTTTATTTTCCCTTTGTGGATGGATGATTTTCATTGCAGTTTTATTGGGGATATTTAAAGCTTTTCTTCCCACAATCAAAGGTAAACTTGGGGAGTTAGCTGTCCATGCACACGTGAAACTCTATCTTAAAGATCCGCACTATATTTTATTAAATGACCTCACATTGCCAGATGCTCAAGGCACAACCACGCAAATTGACCATATCTTATTAAGTCCATACGGTATTTTTGTGATTGAAACGAAGAATTATAAAGGTTGGATTTTTGGTGGTGAACGTCAAAAAATGTGGACACAAAAAATTTATAAGCAAAGTTATAAGTTTCAGAATCCCATCCATCAAAACTATAGACATATAAAAGTTTTAGAGTCAGTTCTAAGTGATATTGTAAACCCTGAATTCATGCATTCGGTGGTTGTTTTTATGCCTGAGGCAGAATTTAAAACAAACATGCCGTCTAATGTTTTTAGAGGAGCTTCTTGGACTGATTACGTCAAAGGTTTTAAAGATATTGTCATTTCTGATACAAAACTAAAGCGAATTCAAATCCGACTACAAAAAGAAATTTTAGAAAAATCATGGAAAACTAACCGTGATCATGTCGCACAGTTGAGAGAAAGATATAAATAAAAAGCCTCTTAGGAAGAGGCTTTGATATTTAGTGTTTTGAAGATTGAAGTTTTTCAATAATCTCATCTAATGGTTTTACGCGTTTGACTTCATCCCAGAGCATTTTGGCTTCTGGGTAATGTTTAGACATCATGCCTAACCATTGTTTATAACGCCCAACCATATTCATTTCTTTTTTATACGAACCATTTAAGAAACGAATTTGCAGACCGAGTAAATCATTCCAAGTCAGTAAAGCTTGGTCGGTATTCGCGCGAATACATTGCGTGATATCTGGTGTAGTCACTGCACCACGCCCGATCATGAGATCTTGGCAGCCCGATTCAATTTGGCATTGTTTTGCATCAGCATTATTCCAAATTTCACCATTGGCAATTACGTTGATTTTTAATGTTTCACGAATCGGGGCAAGTTGATCCCAAAATGCAGGGGGAGTGTAGCCATCTGCTTTGGTACGTGCATGAACAGTGACCCATGCAGCACCTGCATCTTCAATGGCATGCGCATTTTCCATCATGAAGTCACGATCCATATAGCCTAGACGCATTTTTGCCGAGACAGGAATGTGACTTGGAACAGCATCACGCACGGCTTTAATTAACTGGTAAACCACTTCAGGTTCATCTAATAAAACCGAACCACCGCGATGTCGATTGACAGTTTTGGCAGGACAACCAAAATTCATATCAATTGTAGGTGCACCCATTTCAGCTACTTTTACCGCATTGGCAGCAAGCATGTCAGGATTGTTACCTAAAAACTGCACATGCACAGGCGTTCCTGATGCAGTTTTTCCATCGTTTAACAGTTCAGGACAATAACTATGATAGACATGGTCGGGCAGGATTGAATCGGTGACACGGATAAACTCAGTCACACACCAGTCAAAGCTTCCAACAGACGTAAGTACATCACGCATAATGGGATCGGTTAAGCCTTCCATCGGTGCAAGAACAAGTTTCAAAGGGTCAGACCTGTAAAGAGAAAAACAGGGTTATACGATTTTTTGCACAGAATGTCTAGGGTGTTGGATCAACTACGAAATTTTTTAGAATACTGAATTGTGAGCATAAGCCATAAAAAAGCCCAAAACGAATTTGGGCTTTTTACTAAAGAACTCTAAATGGGATTATTTATAGCGTGCCCATTTCGAGGTGGTTGATTCGATTTTAATACCTGTATCGGTCGTAGTAGTAGTTTCTTCTCTGATACTAGTGTGATTAGATTTAGGAATTGTATAAGTAAAACCAGTGCCAAATGTATTGGTTTCTCTATCATACCCCTGGCTACTCATATTGCCGACTAAACCACCTTTGGTGATACAACCTGCATCAATATTATGTGATTTCATTTTGTTACGAGCAAGAGTATCGCCATAAACTAAAGTACATGTGCCAATATCAATATAATCATTAGACATAAGTGCTACATATCCTAAATCAAGTTTTGGTACTGACTTAGAAATATTGTTATTGTCGGCTATATTTACATTTAATTTTTTACCTGTATTTGGTTCACGATCCATACTATAAGAAAACTCTGATTCATTTTTGCAAAGGTTTGTTGGTATTAAATAAACATTTGAAATAGTTTCAGGATTTGTATTAGGCCATGAGGTAGAGAAATCTTGTGTTCCATCAGCTGTTTTTAAAGGTCTATTACAAATCATGTCTGCATGTTCTTTTTCACGCAATATATTATATGGTGAATAGATACGAGGTGAAGTTGCTGATGCTGAAATACGTCCTTCTGCTAGAATTGTATTTGTAAAAGCTGATTTAGAGTTCCCGCCTGCAAGCGCTCCTGTAATGGTCACTGTTCCATCAAAATACAAAATTCCAGGAGCAAAAGCTGCATTATCTAAGGAGGATGCACCACTAGAAGATCTTAAATAGTAGTTGCCATCATAATGATAATCTTCAGTAAAACCCGTACTTGATCTTGTGATATCTAAACGAGGTAAATAGCCTACTATATCGCTATTACATTTGTTACCATTAATCTGTGCACATATAGCCCCACTTCTATTTAATGTAATAATCTCCCACCAAGGTTTAACTCGATCTATTCCATAGTCTGCTAGATAGAATGGATTGCCATTATTCTCTTGGACAGGAGAGAAGGTTCCATTTTTAATAACTTGTTGTTCGTAAGCACCTGTCGTTGAGTTTTTACCGTATATGTAAATATCACCAGTTGCTTTATTTTTTAAGTGGTTTAAATATACCCGAGTAAATCCACCTATACTTCTTTGAAATATATAGTTCGCATCCAACTTATATTGTTTAACATCAACAAGCGTTCCAAAGTTCATTAATTCATTGATTGCATTATAGAGATCTGTTGAATTAATAGGTGGGTTTGGGTCAATAACAGTATGTGTTTTGAGATAACTTGTAATTTCAGCAGATGAAACCTTAGTTTTTAAACCGCTTATTCTTTTGTTATTATTAATGAGAGTTGTGTTAATATTTCCTGTGTAAACTGCGCTTCCATTAACTTTTGCATATGGAGCAATGTCAATATCTCCATTAACGTATATACTTCCATTAACTTCACTATAGATAGACGAATCAAAAGCTTTACCTTTATATTTTTGTAGACCATATGCATAAACAGAACCCATAACATAAGTATAATTACTCATAGTGATATATTGTTTAGCACTTATATAATTGCTTAAATTAGTATTTATATCGGCTATTTGAAGATCTATATAACTTTCTGTTTCGATATTTCCGAGAACTTTACTTCGGAGCTGTGTACTTCTGCCGACTTTTACATAATTTAATGCATGAATATTTCCTTGAACCGTATTATTACCATCAAATCCTAACGCATTACCGACTTCTACCCACCCTCGAGCA
This window of the Acinetobacter sp. NCu2D-2 genome carries:
- the rpe gene encoding ribulose-phosphate 3-epimerase; the protein is MSKPFLIAPSILSADFARLGEDVEKVLEAGADVVHFDVMDNHYVPNLTFGAGVCKALKKYGIKAPIDVHLMVKPVDRMIGDFLEAGADIITFHPEASDHIDRSLQLIKSGGAQAGLVFNPATPLHYLDYVLDKVDQVLLMSVNPGFGGQKFIPMTLEKLREARKIIDASGRDIRLEVDGGVGPANIREIAEAGADMFVSGSAIFGKPDYKAVIDEMRSELAKVGQVTL
- the sugE gene encoding quaternary ammonium compound efflux SMR transporter SugE; the encoded protein is MAWITLILAGVFEIVWAYSMKMSEGFSKITPSMITIVFMILSFGLLAYAMRSLPLGTAYTIWTGIGAVGSFLVGIFVLGEPATAMRMLAAVLIISGLVLMKLSSS
- a CDS encoding methylated-DNA--[protein]-cysteine S-methyltransferase is translated as MTLDYITIDSPVGQLQLVADQQALIAVLWECEKLNRVRLGQLAENKNNIILQNTALQLQEYFNGQRQIFDIPLKFMGTPFQKLVWTALLDIPYGETRTYKDIAIKIGNINAVRAVGAANGRNPISIIAPCHRVIGQNGKLVGFAGGLSNKEILLKIEQNH
- a CDS encoding nuclease-related domain-containing protein, producing MIFIAVLLGIFKAFLPTIKGKLGELAVHAHVKLYLKDPHYILLNDLTLPDAQGTTTQIDHILLSPYGIFVIETKNYKGWIFGGERQKMWTQKIYKQSYKFQNPIHQNYRHIKVLESVLSDIVNPEFMHSVVVFMPEAEFKTNMPSNVFRGASWTDYVKGFKDIVISDTKLKRIQIRLQKEILEKSWKTNRDHVAQLRERYK
- a CDS encoding tRNA dihydrouridine synthase, which codes for MKLVLAPMEGLTDPIMRDVLTSVGSFDWCVTEFIRVTDSILPDHVYHSYCPELLNDGKTASGTPVHVQFLGNNPDMLAANAVKVAEMGAPTIDMNFGCPAKTVNRHRGGSVLLDEPEVVYQLIKAVRDAVPSHIPVSAKMRLGYMDRDFMMENAHAIEDAGAAWVTVHARTKADGYTPPAFWDQLAPIRETLKINVIANGEIWNNADAKQCQIESGCQDLMIGRGAVTTPDITQCIRANTDQALLTWNDLLGLQIRFLNGSYKKEMNMVGRYKQWLGMMSKHYPEAKMLWDEVKRVKPLDEIIEKLQSSKH